The following proteins are encoded in a genomic region of Enterocloster clostridioformis:
- a CDS encoding 3-ketoacyl-ACP reductase yields MKTALVTGASRGIGLAIARELGINGYHVAVMATRDESFYPESTKILLEAGISYAWYAGDIGKSEDRIRIVREAAEKFGEIHVLVNNAGVAPKVRADLLEMTEESFDYVMGSNTKGNMFMTQAAARQMMKQPVYGGKRGTIINISSCSSQVSSVNRGEYCVSKAGISMLTKLFADRLAPEGIFVYEIRPGVIRTDMTSQVEEKYTELIRQGMFPIARWGVPEDVAKAVRAFCSDDFCYTTGNYIDVDGGFHIQRL; encoded by the coding sequence ATGAAGACAGCACTTGTAACAGGAGCAAGCAGGGGTATTGGTTTGGCCATTGCGCGGGAACTGGGGATAAACGGTTATCATGTTGCTGTCATGGCTACACGCGATGAATCCTTTTACCCGGAAAGTACCAAAATACTCCTGGAAGCGGGCATCTCCTATGCCTGGTATGCCGGTGACATAGGAAAGTCTGAGGACAGGATCCGTATTGTCCGGGAGGCAGCAGAGAAGTTCGGGGAAATCCATGTGCTTGTCAACAATGCAGGGGTGGCACCGAAAGTAAGGGCTGATTTGTTGGAGATGACAGAGGAGAGCTTTGACTATGTAATGGGGAGCAATACAAAAGGAAACATGTTCATGACACAGGCGGCGGCACGGCAGATGATGAAACAGCCTGTGTATGGAGGCAAGCGTGGGACAATTATCAACATTTCATCCTGCTCATCCCAGGTATCTTCCGTTAACAGAGGAGAGTATTGTGTTTCAAAGGCGGGAATCTCCATGCTTACCAAGCTGTTTGCGGACAGACTGGCTCCTGAGGGTATATTTGTATATGAGATAAGGCCCGGAGTCATCCGTACCGATATGACCAGCCAGGTGGAAGAAAAGTATACGGAACTTATCAGGCAGGGGATGTTTCCCATTGCAAGGTGGGGTGTTCCGGAGGATGTGGCAAAGGCGGTCAGGGCGTTTTGCTCCGATGATTTCTGCTACACGACAGGCAATTACATAGATGTGGATGGAGGGTTCCACATCCAACGCTTATAG
- a CDS encoding TRAP transporter large permease: MNPNIAIAILLTTFVLLIMIKCPITFSMIISTAFTMLYIQVPVMTLVQQMSKQLNSFSLLAIPFFILMGEIMAAGGISSRLLAFANVCVGQITGGLAHVNVLASMLFGGISGSAIADVSSLGALEIPMMEEAGYEKDFSIAVTVASSCQGLIIPPSHNMVLYSMVAGGVSVGSLFCAGYIPGIMLGVFIMVMCYIISKKKHYPKGKKLPFKEALRVTKDTFFAMLAMVIIIGGVSAGFFTATESAAVSCIYCLFVGFFIYRELHFKDIPVVLGNTIKTLSMVYALIAAAGAFGWVMAYLNVPTLATNLLLGISDNKIVVLLLINLILLLLGCVMDLAPLVLIMAPILLPVVTKFGMSPIQFGVMMMLNLGIGLCTPPVGTALFTGCAIGNMKIEKVSKAMLPLYIPMLITLLLVTFIPALTMTLPELIMK, encoded by the coding sequence ATGAATCCAAATATAGCTATCGCAATCCTTCTCACAACCTTTGTGCTGCTTATTATGATTAAATGCCCCATTACCTTTTCAATGATTATATCCACAGCCTTCACCATGCTGTATATCCAGGTGCCTGTTATGACTCTGGTGCAGCAGATGTCCAAACAGCTTAACTCATTTTCACTGCTGGCAATCCCTTTCTTTATTCTTATGGGGGAAATTATGGCTGCAGGCGGTATATCCAGCCGCCTGCTGGCCTTCGCAAATGTATGCGTGGGGCAGATAACCGGGGGTCTGGCGCATGTAAATGTACTCGCATCCATGCTGTTTGGCGGCATTTCCGGTTCTGCCATTGCCGATGTGTCATCCCTGGGTGCGCTGGAAATACCCATGATGGAGGAGGCGGGATATGAAAAGGATTTCTCCATAGCAGTTACCGTGGCCAGCTCCTGTCAGGGGTTAATCATCCCGCCCAGCCATAACATGGTGCTGTACTCCATGGTGGCAGGAGGAGTATCTGTGGGAAGCCTGTTCTGCGCAGGCTATATCCCGGGCATCATGTTGGGAGTTTTCATTATGGTCATGTGTTATATCATTTCCAAGAAGAAGCATTATCCCAAAGGAAAAAAGCTGCCTTTTAAGGAAGCCCTCAGGGTTACCAAGGATACGTTCTTCGCCATGCTTGCAATGGTCATCATCATCGGCGGCGTATCAGCGGGATTTTTCACTGCCACGGAATCAGCGGCAGTCTCCTGCATTTACTGTTTGTTTGTAGGATTTTTCATATACAGGGAGCTTCATTTTAAGGATATACCCGTCGTGCTGGGAAATACCATTAAAACCCTTTCCATGGTATATGCGCTCATAGCCGCGGCAGGCGCGTTCGGATGGGTGATGGCATACCTGAATGTGCCGACCCTGGCCACAAACCTGCTCCTTGGCATCAGCGATAATAAGATTGTGGTACTGCTTCTGATCAACCTGATTCTGCTCTTGCTGGGATGCGTCATGGATTTGGCACCTCTGGTACTCATCATGGCTCCGATTCTGCTTCCGGTTGTGACAAAGTTCGGAATGAGTCCCATCCAGTTTGGGGTCATGATGATGCTGAATCTGGGAATCGGACTGTGTACGCCGCCGGTAGGAACAGCATTGTTTACAGGATGTGCCATTGGCAATATGAAAATTGAGAAAGTTTCAAAGGCCATGCTGCCGTTATATATTCCTATGCTCATTACATTGCTGCTTGTGACATTCATTCCGGCGTTGACGATGACGCTGCCTGAACTGATTATGAAATAG
- a CDS encoding LytTR family DNA-binding domain-containing protein: protein MNIVISTEHNQLFRQLYAAADSAISGRHLRGMELYAFRSLAPEELLREAAGSPGQLWLMFFDSDSRPDWTDVLDRLTTYSSQIMVCVVSSDYSTAARLVNSRSVRGIAGYIHPVHDNLERSCLNILTYLNRRVNSADGFLIVHGSRQEARLPLSSIYYIETVKGTHMCNIHCSDGVYTFRSGIKELSEKLGPPFRQVRASTIANLSNVRSFEPNPGILSFTGGISCCCSRSYRHDLSDYFRGHPSHARAERGGG, encoded by the coding sequence TTGAATATTGTTATATCAACTGAACATAATCAGCTTTTCAGACAACTTTACGCAGCCGCGGACTCGGCCATCTCCGGCCGGCATCTGAGAGGCATGGAGCTATATGCCTTCAGAAGCCTGGCGCCGGAAGAACTCCTCAGGGAAGCGGCCGGCTCTCCCGGGCAGCTGTGGCTCATGTTCTTTGACAGCGACAGCCGGCCTGACTGGACAGATGTCCTGGACAGGCTTACAACATACAGCAGTCAAATCATGGTCTGCGTGGTGAGCAGTGATTACAGCACCGCGGCCCGCCTGGTCAACAGCCGCTCCGTGCGCGGCATTGCAGGTTATATCCATCCTGTCCATGACAATTTAGAGCGCTCCTGCCTGAATATCCTGACCTACCTGAACCGCCGTGTGAATTCCGCAGACGGATTTCTAATCGTGCACGGCAGCAGACAGGAAGCCCGGCTTCCCCTTTCCAGTATTTATTATATAGAAACCGTAAAAGGGACTCATATGTGCAATATACACTGCTCAGACGGGGTATATACGTTCCGTTCCGGTATAAAAGAATTGTCAGAAAAGCTGGGGCCGCCTTTTCGTCAGGTCCGGGCGTCCACCATTGCCAATCTGTCAAATGTCCGGTCCTTTGAACCAAATCCGGGCATCCTTTCCTTTACAGGCGGAATTTCGTGCTGCTGCTCCCGCAGCTACAGGCATGATTTGTCCGATTATTTCCGCGGGCATCCAAGCCATGCGCGCGCGGAAAGGGGAGGCGGATGA
- a CDS encoding 4Fe-4S dicluster domain-containing protein, translated as MGHLTTRDAYRNLGDRINWFTQGAPASETLYKILQVLYSEKEAKWVALLPVRPFTIKKAAKIWGTSEYKAEKLLDHLCGKALLVDSWDKGVRKFVMPPPMAGFIEFALMRTRGDIDQKYLSELYYQYMNVEEDFIKDLFYATETKLGRVFVQESVLTNDRMNHILDYERATHIVEEAEYIGLGLCYCRHKMFHAGHPCEINAPWDVCLTFDNVARSLAQHGDYCKLISKEEALDALERSYASNLVQIGENVREHPAFICNCCGCCCEALQAARRFSPMQPVATTNYIPDISGDQCVGCGKCAKVCPVLAISMEDGGNGKKRAAVDKDICLGCGVCARNCGVKAIHMERRPEQIITPVNSTHRFVLQAIEKGTLANLVFDNQAFSNHRAMAALFSAILELPPLKQAMASKQFKSVYLDRLLAAKREKG; from the coding sequence ATGGGACATCTTACAACCCGTGACGCATACCGGAACCTGGGAGACCGTATCAACTGGTTTACCCAGGGAGCCCCGGCCTCTGAGACACTGTATAAGATACTGCAGGTTCTCTATTCTGAAAAGGAGGCTAAATGGGTGGCGCTGCTGCCGGTTCGCCCGTTTACTATAAAAAAGGCGGCAAAGATATGGGGCACATCGGAGTATAAGGCGGAAAAGCTGCTGGACCACCTGTGCGGCAAGGCATTGCTGGTGGACTCCTGGGACAAGGGTGTGCGGAAATTCGTGATGCCCCCGCCAATGGCCGGATTCATTGAATTTGCTTTGATGAGGACCAGAGGAGATATTGACCAAAAGTATCTCAGTGAATTGTATTACCAGTATATGAATGTGGAGGAGGATTTCATCAAGGACTTGTTTTATGCCACGGAGACAAAGCTGGGCCGCGTGTTCGTCCAGGAGTCGGTTCTGACCAATGACAGGATGAACCACATTCTGGATTACGAGCGGGCGACCCACATCGTGGAAGAGGCAGAATATATCGGTCTGGGGCTCTGTTACTGCCGTCATAAAATGTTCCACGCAGGCCACCCCTGCGAGATTAACGCTCCCTGGGATGTGTGCCTGACCTTTGACAATGTGGCGCGTTCCCTGGCCCAGCATGGGGATTACTGTAAACTTATCTCCAAGGAGGAGGCACTGGATGCACTGGAGCGCTCTTATGCCAGCAATCTGGTACAGATAGGGGAAAATGTGCGGGAGCACCCGGCTTTTATCTGCAACTGCTGCGGGTGCTGCTGTGAGGCCCTTCAGGCTGCCAGGCGGTTCAGCCCCATGCAGCCGGTGGCTACCACGAATTATATTCCTGATATTTCCGGGGACCAATGCGTTGGCTGCGGAAAGTGCGCAAAGGTCTGTCCGGTATTGGCCATTTCCATGGAGGATGGAGGGAACGGAAAAAAGCGTGCCGCGGTGGATAAGGATATTTGTCTTGGCTGCGGTGTATGCGCCAGGAACTGCGGCGTCAAGGCGATTCATATGGAGCGCAGGCCGGAGCAGATCATTACTCCGGTGAACAGCACCCACAGATTTGTTCTTCAGGCCATTGAGAAGGGAACACTGGCAAATCTGGTGTTTGATAACCAGGCCTTTTCCAACCACAGGGCCATGGCCGCTCTGTTCAGTGCTATCCTGGAGCTGCCGCCTCTTAAGCAGGCCATGGCCAGCAAACAGTTCAAGTCTGTTTATCTGGACCGGCTGTTGGCGGCGAAACGGGAGAAGGGGTGA
- a CDS encoding sigma-70 family RNA polymerase sigma factor, whose protein sequence is MQYYIRIDNRNVYVSEEIYKLYCKGERKERYFRESDIHNKTFYYNALDTEDLNGCDLFQDTRSKPVDEQAEESLEHSLLLEAMKDLEPKEKDIIRRIYCYDQSLRQISRETGVPVTTLHYRHGKILRKLRSLMG, encoded by the coding sequence ATGCAATATTATATACGCATTGATAACCGGAATGTATATGTCTCAGAAGAGATTTATAAATTATACTGCAAAGGAGAGAGGAAGGAGCGGTATTTCCGGGAATCAGATATTCATAACAAGACATTTTATTACAATGCACTGGATACAGAAGATTTAAACGGCTGTGATCTGTTTCAGGACACCCGCTCCAAGCCTGTGGATGAGCAGGCAGAAGAATCCCTGGAGCACTCCCTTCTCCTTGAGGCCATGAAGGACCTGGAGCCCAAAGAGAAGGATATCATACGCCGTATTTACTGTTACGACCAGTCCCTGCGCCAGATTTCCAGGGAAACCGGAGTTCCTGTAACCACCCTTCATTACCGCCATGGAAAAATTCTCCGTAAGCTGCGGAGCCTCATGGGCTGA
- a CDS encoding LacI family DNA-binding transcriptional regulator — protein MVGIRDVAKYAGVSPSTVSRALSGVAFVEPETKEKVMKAVSDLNYKPNLAARSLKKGGSKLIGLIIPDIMNPYYPEVVKYMEACATKAGYSLILCDALGDVKKEKEYFKTLKYLFVDGILYIASTEDVEHVKPYIGEIPMVIVNRTFDVDTPCINIDNADAAYQAVKCLTDNGHRKIALYINDKERQYNRERLSGALKALGECGIEDYEKYIVRDVESEDDAYYKTLELMRHKERPTGVFMFNDFMAYGVYRGITKSGLRIPDDISVVGFDDIPQVKYLDPPLTTLRHSLADTAGIIFEQLMEQIKTQTCAHKSQTYFKGRLIERESVKNLIS, from the coding sequence ATGGTAGGAATTCGTGATGTTGCAAAATATGCAGGGGTTTCTCCCAGCACAGTATCCAGAGCACTGTCAGGCGTGGCATTTGTAGAGCCAGAGACAAAAGAGAAAGTGATGAAAGCTGTCAGTGATTTGAATTATAAGCCCAATCTGGCGGCCAGGAGCCTGAAAAAAGGAGGCAGCAAGCTGATTGGCCTCATCATACCGGATATCATGAATCCATATTATCCGGAGGTAGTAAAATATATGGAGGCATGCGCTACAAAGGCAGGATATTCCCTGATTCTGTGTGATGCACTGGGAGATGTGAAAAAGGAGAAGGAATATTTTAAAACCCTTAAATATCTGTTTGTAGACGGCATACTGTATATTGCATCCACAGAGGATGTAGAACATGTGAAACCATACATAGGGGAGATTCCCATGGTGATTGTAAACCGTACCTTTGATGTGGATACCCCCTGTATTAATATTGACAATGCTGATGCAGCTTACCAGGCGGTGAAGTGCCTGACAGACAATGGACACAGAAAGATTGCCCTTTATATTAATGATAAGGAACGTCAATATAACCGGGAACGTCTGTCAGGGGCCCTCAAAGCCCTTGGGGAGTGCGGGATAGAAGACTACGAAAAGTATATTGTCCGCGATGTGGAATCCGAGGACGACGCCTACTATAAAACCCTTGAATTAATGCGCCATAAGGAACGGCCCACAGGCGTATTCATGTTCAATGATTTTATGGCTTACGGCGTGTACAGGGGAATTACCAAAAGCGGGTTAAGGATACCGGATGATATATCCGTGGTTGGGTTTGATGATATTCCTCAGGTGAAATATCTGGATCCCCCTCTGACTACGCTGCGTCATTCCCTGGCAGATACGGCAGGAATCATATTTGAACAGCTGATGGAGCAGATTAAGACGCAGACCTGTGCGCATAAGAGCCAGACTTATTTTAAAGGCAGGCTCATTGAACGGGAGTCTGTGAAGAATCTGATTTCTTAG
- a CDS encoding FAD-binding protein, whose protein sequence is MDINRIPFYQYNTIIVGTGAAGLNAAVTLHKLGQKNIALITEGRYMGTSRNTGSDKQTYYKLTQCGSEPDSVRKMAKTLFDGGCVDGDIAMAEAAGSLRAFYHLVDIGVPFPFNKSGEYVGYKTDHDPLKRGISAGPLTSKYMTECLERQAEERGIPFFDGYQAVRLLTEEKNGEKWAAGIIALNKRKAASADERYAVFSAVNIIWATGGEAGMYQASVYPVSQTGGMGILLEAGAVAKNLTESQFGIASVKHRWNLSGTFQQCLPRYISAEQDGSHEREFLNDYFDTPGQLLTAIFLKGYQWPFDPRKVEGQGSSLIDLLVYQETVLKGRRVFLDFMHNPSPMMEGGNISFRYLTGEGREYLENSRALLDTPYKRLKHMNPSAIEVYGSHHIDLSVEYLEIAVCAQHNNGGIGGNQWWESNIRHLFTVGEVNGSHGIYRPGGSALNAGQVGAIRASQYIAKRYGGEPCGREQFFGIHAKEVEEETAFGERVLHGSEGCFTDVAAHRRLLGIRMTKYGACIRSEEGIRTALEENLKQREQLEQKVMIKGPEVLKDLYKLKHLLISQFVYLEALKDYDARVGISRGSYLVYNAQGQVPNPHLDERFRNRTEETDTTVLQEIYYEADRKACRVSWRPVRPLPSEEIWFENVWKDYREDGIIR, encoded by the coding sequence ATGGATATTAACAGGATACCTTTTTATCAATACAATACAATTATAGTCGGAACCGGGGCAGCCGGTCTTAATGCAGCCGTAACTCTTCATAAGCTGGGGCAGAAAAATATTGCCCTGATTACGGAGGGACGGTACATGGGAACGTCCAGGAATACGGGTTCAGACAAACAGACCTATTATAAACTGACCCAGTGCGGCAGTGAGCCAGACAGTGTACGGAAAATGGCAAAGACCCTGTTTGATGGGGGATGTGTGGATGGAGATATTGCCATGGCTGAGGCGGCCGGCTCTCTCAGGGCATTTTACCACCTGGTGGATATTGGAGTTCCTTTCCCTTTTAATAAGAGCGGGGAATATGTGGGGTACAAGACGGATCATGACCCGCTTAAGAGAGGTATTTCCGCAGGACCGCTGACATCCAAATACATGACCGAATGCCTGGAACGCCAGGCAGAGGAACGGGGAATCCCATTCTTTGACGGCTATCAGGCCGTGCGCCTGCTTACAGAGGAGAAGAACGGCGAAAAGTGGGCAGCAGGTATCATTGCCCTGAATAAACGGAAGGCCGCCTCAGCGGATGAACGGTATGCCGTATTTTCAGCAGTTAACATTATATGGGCCACCGGCGGGGAAGCAGGGATGTATCAGGCCAGTGTATACCCTGTCAGCCAGACCGGAGGAATGGGGATACTGCTGGAAGCGGGAGCCGTGGCAAAGAATCTGACGGAGTCCCAGTTCGGAATTGCATCTGTAAAGCACAGGTGGAATCTGTCAGGAACATTCCAGCAGTGCCTGCCCCGCTATATATCCGCGGAGCAGGACGGAAGCCATGAAAGGGAATTCCTGAATGACTATTTTGATACGCCCGGACAGCTTCTGACCGCAATCTTCTTAAAGGGGTATCAGTGGCCCTTCGACCCCAGAAAGGTTGAAGGACAGGGGTCGTCTCTCATCGACCTGCTTGTTTATCAGGAGACAGTCCTAAAGGGCAGACGGGTCTTTCTGGATTTCATGCACAACCCGTCCCCGATGATGGAAGGAGGAAATATCTCATTCCGGTATCTGACAGGTGAGGGCAGGGAATATCTTGAAAATTCCAGGGCACTTTTGGATACGCCCTATAAACGGCTGAAACATATGAATCCGTCGGCCATTGAAGTTTACGGCAGCCATCACATTGATTTGTCGGTAGAGTATCTGGAAATAGCTGTGTGCGCCCAGCATAACAACGGAGGAATTGGAGGAAACCAGTGGTGGGAGAGCAATATCAGGCACCTTTTTACGGTAGGTGAGGTGAATGGCTCCCATGGCATATACCGGCCGGGAGGAAGCGCGCTGAACGCGGGGCAGGTAGGCGCCATACGTGCCAGCCAGTATATTGCGAAGCGATATGGGGGAGAACCCTGCGGCAGGGAACAGTTCTTCGGCATCCATGCGAAAGAGGTGGAAGAGGAGACTGCCTTTGGAGAACGCGTCCTGCATGGTTCTGAAGGCTGTTTCACGGATGTGGCTGCCCATCGAAGGTTACTGGGAATCAGGATGACCAAATATGGGGCATGCATCCGATCAGAGGAAGGGATACGGACAGCTCTTGAGGAAAATCTGAAACAGAGGGAACAGCTGGAGCAGAAGGTCATGATTAAGGGACCGGAAGTGCTTAAGGATTTGTATAAACTGAAGCATCTTCTTATAAGCCAGTTTGTGTATTTAGAGGCCCTGAAGGATTATGACGCCAGAGTGGGCATCAGCAGAGGTTCCTATCTGGTATATAATGCCCAGGGACAAGTACCTAACCCGCATTTGGACGAACGGTTCAGGAACAGGACTGAGGAGACGGATACAACCGTACTCCAGGAGATTTATTATGAGGCAGACAGGAAAGCCTGCCGAGTATCCTGGAGACCGGTCAGACCCCTTCCCAGCGAGGAAATCTGGTTTGAAAATGTCTGGAAAGATTACCGTGAAGATGGTATTATAAGGTAA
- a CDS encoding TRAP transporter small permease produces MLKGIKKVLIDIFNLFYKVIYGYARWVLAVVIVIICAQVFCRNILRTNIRWNQEVALLLTIWMAFLGIAIGAEKNLHIGVELFYDKFPVKIRNVMDVLNRIITLLVGAFFTVYGVRMVLSTMDSRLPVTKWPSSLMYIMIPVSGIAIIYFTVLDIMGLKEYKKTDDAGKFNREEEEKE; encoded by the coding sequence ATGCTGAAAGGAATAAAGAAGGTATTAATTGATATTTTCAATCTGTTTTACAAGGTTATATATGGCTATGCCAGGTGGGTCCTGGCAGTTGTAATTGTAATCATATGCGCCCAGGTATTCTGCAGGAACATACTGCGGACCAATATCCGCTGGAACCAGGAGGTGGCGCTGCTGCTTACAATTTGGATGGCGTTCCTGGGCATTGCTATTGGTGCGGAAAAGAACCTGCATATTGGCGTGGAGCTGTTTTATGATAAGTTTCCGGTAAAGATTAGGAATGTAATGGATGTGCTGAACCGGATTATTACGCTGCTGGTAGGTGCTTTTTTCACGGTCTATGGGGTCAGAATGGTGCTGTCCACCATGGATTCACGGCTTCCGGTAACAAAATGGCCGTCATCGCTGATGTATATTATGATTCCGGTCAGCGGCATTGCCATTATCTATTTTACGGTCCTGGACATTATGGGCCTGAAAGAATACAAGAAAACCGATGATGCCGGTAAGTTTAACAGAGAGGAGGAGGAAAAAGAATGA
- a CDS encoding transposase, whose product MSSLVYVKNPNGKIYVYSNVSVYDKETKKVKHIRKSIGHLDPATGEVVPNRRKGDIARKKAETKEPAGRCVVENTGIQSLLDKAVSDIGLTVPLTAVFPDDWKRILTCAYYLVSEGGALCHIEQWQRMYPPPCRSLLASRRVSELLVRLTPALQQNFFSRWIDVNRQKDVYAMDITSVSSYSELIDFVRWGYNRDGEKLPQINLLMLTGVTSHMPLYYRIIPGSIKDVNTLEDSIANISVLDSPACHFVMDKGFYSEPNLDAMYASHKKFLVGVPFTVGFACKAVERYRDSIRSHHNYCAVFGDELYAVTESSTWKGHRFYIHVYHDSFKAATDERNFDHILHCCYEELMAGRHVKEHASYYNKFFQVHKTPVRGIRVDYNEEAISRHKRNHIGWFVLVSNHIKDKTKALEVYRDKDAVEKCFDDLKNDLDMKRLRIHSAAAMEGRIFIQFIALLITTRLKQVMNAAGWFKNHDLQKVISEMKTVRSVSINGTRKKYTTELTPFQKDIYELYGLTP is encoded by the coding sequence ATGTCGTCATTGGTTTATGTCAAAAATCCAAATGGTAAAATCTATGTATATAGCAACGTTTCTGTTTATGATAAGGAAACCAAAAAGGTCAAACATATTCGCAAGAGCATCGGGCATCTGGATCCAGCAACAGGCGAAGTGGTTCCCAACCGCAGGAAAGGCGATATTGCCCGCAAAAAGGCTGAAACGAAAGAACCTGCTGGCCGCTGTGTTGTTGAAAACACCGGCATACAGTCCCTTTTGGATAAAGCTGTTTCAGACATAGGACTGACAGTACCGCTCACCGCAGTTTTTCCAGACGACTGGAAACGCATATTGACGTGCGCGTATTACCTTGTCAGCGAAGGCGGGGCATTATGTCATATTGAACAGTGGCAGCGGATGTATCCGCCACCATGCCGTTCTCTGCTTGCAAGCCGGCGGGTGAGTGAACTCCTTGTAAGGCTCACGCCTGCGCTGCAGCAGAACTTTTTCAGCAGGTGGATTGATGTAAACCGCCAGAAAGATGTCTATGCAATGGACATCACCAGTGTATCCTCCTACAGCGAATTGATTGACTTTGTCCGTTGGGGATACAACCGTGATGGGGAAAAACTGCCCCAGATCAACCTCCTTATGCTCACCGGCGTCACTTCCCATATGCCGCTGTATTACAGGATTATTCCCGGCAGCATAAAGGATGTGAACACCCTGGAGGACAGCATAGCGAATATATCCGTTTTGGACAGTCCGGCCTGTCATTTTGTCATGGATAAAGGCTTTTATAGTGAACCGAACCTTGACGCAATGTATGCCAGTCATAAGAAGTTCCTGGTCGGAGTGCCTTTTACGGTCGGTTTCGCTTGCAAGGCAGTAGAACGCTACAGGGATAGCATCCGTTCACATCACAATTACTGTGCAGTCTTTGGGGACGAACTGTACGCGGTCACGGAATCTTCCACGTGGAAAGGGCATCGATTCTATATCCACGTCTACCATGATAGTTTCAAGGCGGCGACAGACGAACGGAATTTTGACCATATCCTGCACTGCTGTTATGAAGAACTTATGGCTGGCAGACACGTAAAGGAGCATGCCTCGTATTACAATAAGTTTTTTCAGGTTCACAAAACACCTGTAAGGGGCATCAGGGTGGATTACAACGAGGAAGCCATCAGCAGGCATAAAAGGAACCATATCGGCTGGTTCGTGCTTGTAAGCAATCACATCAAGGATAAGACGAAAGCTCTTGAGGTGTATCGCGACAAGGATGCTGTTGAAAAATGTTTCGATGACCTCAAAAATGATCTTGACATGAAGCGTTTACGTATCCATTCGGCGGCAGCCATGGAAGGCAGGATTTTCATACAGTTTATAGCACTCCTGATCACAACCCGGTTAAAGCAGGTGATGAATGCGGCTGGATGGTTTAAAAATCATGACCTTCAAAAAGTAATAAGCGAAATGAAAACTGTCCGCAGTGTTAGTATAAATGGAACACGAAAAAAATACACCACTGAGCTTACCCCATTTCAAAAAGACATTTATGAGCTATATGGGTTGACCCCCTAA
- a CDS encoding cupin domain-containing protein: MEKVNIWDIEGTEFPAGRRTRVILGQNGAMEGSKFCQGYVVVYRGGGIPEHDHETVESYTILKGHGEMEVDGEKQPVKEGDCIFIPSNLKHSLYNTGEEELHMMFVYAPGIVVDHWAKEQSGEIK, encoded by the coding sequence ATGGAAAAAGTAAATATATGGGACATAGAGGGAACCGAATTTCCGGCCGGCAGACGCACCAGGGTAATCCTGGGCCAGAATGGCGCCATGGAGGGCAGCAAATTCTGCCAGGGCTATGTGGTGGTGTATAGAGGCGGCGGTATACCGGAGCACGACCATGAGACTGTGGAGTCCTACACGATTCTTAAAGGGCATGGGGAGATGGAGGTAGACGGCGAGAAACAGCCGGTAAAGGAAGGCGACTGTATTTTTATTCCAAGTAATCTAAAACATTCTCTGTATAACACAGGGGAAGAGGAACTGCACATGATGTTTGTGTATGCTCCCGGTATTGTGGTGGACCACTGGGCCAAGGAGCAGAGCGGGGAGATAAAATAA